From the genome of Triticum aestivum cultivar Chinese Spring chromosome 3B, IWGSC CS RefSeq v2.1, whole genome shotgun sequence, one region includes:
- the LOC123071878 gene encoding E3 ubiquitin-protein ligase RGLG2: MGGGHSKSESRGDGSGNGRYAHSASFQQPAAPQWGPPGAGGYPYGAGQDAQGGYYGAPPQQGGYAAPYPAYQPAPVAAQPPPARAGAANKPRLDRRYSRIADDFRSVEQVTDALAQAGLESSNLIVGIDFTKSNEWTGKFSFHGRSLHHISNVPNPYEQGISILGQTLSKFDEDNLIPCFGFGDASTHDQDVFCFYPDERPCNGFSEALERYRELVPHLRLAGPTSFAPIIEMAMTIVEQSGGQYHVLLIIADGQVTRSVDTASGQLSSQEQKTVDAIVRASELPLSIVLVGVGDGPWDMMKEFDDNIPARAFDNFQFVNFSEIMSKNMPQSRKEAAFALSALMEIPQQYKATVELGILGRRSMKAPERVPLPPPGGSHDAYSYGSKSFSKPQPSTSSSAYPPYETAHTAAPAAPSSAYDNQVCPICLVNPKDMAFGCGHQTCCECGQTLESCPICRSPITTRIKLY, encoded by the exons ATGGGGGGCGGGCATTCGAAGAGCGAGTCGCGGGGGGACGGGAGCGGGAACGGGAGGTACGCGCACTCGGCGTCCTTCCAGCAGCCGGCGGCGCCGCAGTGGGGGCCGCCGGGGGCAGGAGGGTACCCGTACGGCGCCGGCCAGGACGCGCAGGGCGGCTACTACGGCGCGCCGCCGCAGCAGGGGGGCTACGCCGCGCCGTACCCGGCGTACCAGCCCGCGCCCGTCGCCGCGCAGCCGCCGCCGGCGCGGGCGGGAGCGGCCAACAAGCCGCGCCTCGACAGGCGCTACTCGCGGATCGCCGACGACTTCCGGTCCGTGGAGCAG GTTACTGATGCTCTAGCTCAAGCTGGACTCGAGTCTTCGAATCTCATCGTGGGTATTGATTTCACAAAGAGCAATGAATGGACAG GCAAATTCTCCTTCCATGGACGTAGTTTACATCACATTAGCAATGTGCCAAATCCTTATGAACAAGGAATCTCGATTCTTGGACAGACATTGTCTAAGTTTGATGAAGATAACTTGATTCCCTGCTTCGGATTTGGAGATG CATCTACACATGACCAAGACGTATTCTGTTTTTACCCTGATGAGAGACCGTGCAATGGATTCTCAGAAGCTCTTGAGCGATACAGGGAGCTCGTTCCACATTTGCGCTTGGCTG GACCGACATCTTTTGCACCAATAATTGAGATGGCTATGACCATCGTGGAGCAAagtggtgggcagtaccatgttcTGCTGATAATTGCTGACGGACAG GTCACAAGGAGTGTAGATACTGCATCTGGGCAGCTGAGTTCCCAAGAGCAAAAGACTGTTGATGCCATTGTGAGGGCCAG TGAACTGCCGCTATCTATTGTGTTAGTAGGAGTTGGTGATGGCCCATGGGACATGATGAAGGAATTTGATGACAATATTCCTGCCCGGGCTTTTGATAATTTTCAA TTTGTCAACTTCTCGGAGATAATGTCTAAAAACATGCCACAATCAAGAAAAGAGGCAGCGTTTGCACTTTCAGCCTTGATGGAGATACCACAACAGTACAAAGCAACTGTTGAATTAGGAATATTAGG TCGTCGTTCTATGAAGGCTCCAGAAAGGGTTCCTCTGCCTCCCCCTGGTGGAAGCCACGATGCTTATTCCTATGGATCTAAAAGCTTTAGTAAACCTCAGCCTAGTACATCTTCATCAGCGTATCCTCCCTATGAAACAGCACATACTGCGGCCCCTGCCGCACCGTCTTCTGCTTATGATAATCAG GTGTGCCCTATCTGCCTTGTGAACCCGAAAGACATGGCTTTTGGCTGTGGACACCAG ACCTGCTGTGAATGTGGACAGACTTTGGAGTCATGTCCAATCTGTCGGAGTCCAATTACCACCAGAATAAAGCTATATTAG
- the LOC123071879 gene encoding probable proline transporter 2: protein MASSSLDTEAGAGPQHKAGGDSSGYTTAATAHAVDTDSWQQVGLLLVTGFNCAYVLSFSNLMMVPLGWGWGAACLLLLAAAAWYANWLLAGLHVVDGQRFIRYRDLMGFVFGRKMYYLTWFLQFTTLLLGSMGFILLGGRALKAISAEFTQTPPRLQWFIAATGFVYFAFAYFVPTISAMRNWLATSAALTITFDVALLAVLVRDGRSNSRRDYAVHGTEAEKVFNALGAVAAILVCNTSGLLPEIQSTLRKPAVGNMRRALALQYTVGAAGYYGISVAGYWAYGAAASEYLPNQLSGPRWASVLINATAFLQSIVSQHLFTVPIHEGMDTGLQRLEEGMFSRYNMTRRLFARGLLFGVNVFVTALFPFMGDFVNLFGSFALFPLTFMFPSMIILKIKGECDGRWGRLWHWGVIVVSSAVGLATSAAAVRLILHNASVYRFFADT from the exons ATGGCTTCCTCGTCGCTGGACACGGAGGCGGGAGCCGGACCACAGCACAAGGCCGGCGGCGACAGCAGCGGGTACACCACGGCGGCCACCGCCCACGCAGTAGACACAG ATTCATGGCAGCAGGTTGGGCTGCTGCTGGTGACGGGGTTCAACTGCGCCTATGTGCTCAGCTTCTCCAACCTGATGATGGTGCCGCTGGGGTGGGGCTGGGGCGCCGCCTGCCTgctgctcctcgccgccgccgcctggtaCGCCAACTGGCTCCTCGCCGGCCTCCACGTCGTCGACGGCCAGAGGTTCATCCGCTACAGGGACCTCATGGGCTTCGTCTTCG GGAGGAAAATGTACTACCTCACCTGGTTCCTGCAGTTCACCACCCTGCTCCTGGGAAGCATGGGCTTCATTCTACTCGGCGGGAGAGCACTCAAG GCGATCAGCGCGGAGTTCACCCAGACCCCTCCGCGGCTGCAGTGGTTCATCGCCGCCACGGGGTTCGTCTACTTCGCCTTCGCCTACTTCGTGCCCACCATCTCCGCCATGCGGAACTGGCTGGCCACCTCCGCCGCGCTCACCATCACCTTCGACGTCGCGCTGCTGGCCGTCCTCGTCAGAGACG GTCGGTCGAACTCGCGGCGGGACTACGCCGTCCACGGGACGGAGGCGGAGAAGGTGTTCAACGCGCtgggcgcggtggcggcgatccTGGTGTGCAACACCTCGGGCCTGCTCCCGGAGATCCAGTCGACGCTGCGGAAGCCGGCGGTGGGCAACATGCGGCGGGCGCTGGCGCTGCAGTACACGGTGGGCGCGGCGGGGTACTACGGGATCAGCGTGGCCGGGTACTGGGCGTACGGCGCCGCCGCGTCCGAGTACCTGCCCAACCAGCTCTCCGGCCCGCGCTGGGCCTCCGTGCTCATCAACGCCACCGCCTTCCTCCAGAGCATCGTCTCGCAGCAC CTGTTCACGGTGCCGATCCACGAGGGCATGGACACGGGGCTGCAGAGGCTGGAGGAGGGCATGTTCTCGCGCTACAACATGACGCGCCGCCTCTTCGCCAGGGGGCTGCTCTTCGGGGTCAACGTCTTCGTCACCGCGCTCTTCCCCTTCATGGGCGACTTCGTCAACCTCTTCGGCTCCTTCGCGCTCTTCCCGCTCACCTTCATGTTCCCCAgcatgatcatcctcaagatcaaaggggAGTGCGACGGGAGATGGGGCAGGCTCTGGCACTGGGGCGTCATCGTCGTCTCCTCGGCCGTCGGcctcgccacctccgccgccgccgtcagatTGATCCTGCACAACGCCAGCGTCTACCGCTTCTTCGCCGACACCTAG